TCTCCACCGGTCACTGCGAGAGCGTCACGGCGATCGCTGGTCCGAACGCGACGCTGAGCAGGTAGGCGAGGTTGAACAGCCCCAGGGCTTCGGCCTGGTGCGAGGCGGGCACGCCGTCGGTCGCTCGTAGGGCGAGTACGCCCTGACCGGTCGCGGCGGCCAGCGAGGCGAGCGTCATCGCCGCGAGCAGTAGCGGTACGGCGGTGGTGGCCGCCGCCAGCAGCGGCGCGGTGGTGCCGGCGACGAGCAATGCGGCGGCCACCGCCCGGTGCGGCACCCGCACGGACGCCGCGACCAGGAATCCTGAGCCGAAGCCGCCGAGCAGGTACGGTGCCAGCAGCACGACTCCGCTGCGGGTGCCGTCCCATCCCGCGTGCTCTCGCAGCAGATCCGGTGCGGCGTAGAGCAGGGCGAAGTTCACCACGCCTAACGCGAAGGCCAGCGCGCACACCGCGAGGAACCGGCCGCTACGTGCCAGCGCGGCGGGCAGGAAGCCGTCGGGGCGTACCTTCGTCCGAACCACGAGCAACAACAGCAGCGCGACGGTGGCCGGGCCCGCGACCAGCGGCCGGTGCGGAGTTAGAACCGCCGCGGTGACCAGCAGGGCGACAAGAGCCATGCCGAGGGGATCGAACGGCGCCGGCACCGTCTCCGGTGGCGGAGCGCCGCGGCGAGCGGCGGGCACGCCGACCACCGCCAGCAGCGGCAACGCCAGCGCCGCCTGCCAGGAGAGGAGGTCGGCCACCAGCGCGCCGGTCAGCGGGCCGGTGGCGCCGACGACCGCCAGCGACGCGGCGACCGCTCCCATCCGTCGAGCCGAGTCGGCCAGCTTCATGGCTGTCACGGTGAGTCCGGCAGATCCCAGTGCCTGAACCGCCGCGCCGGCCACCAACGCCGGCACGCGCGTACTCAGCACGAGCAGGACCGTCCCTGCGACCACCAGCGCGGTCGCGACGGTCAGGACCGCTCGTACGCCGCGGCGGGCCAGCAGCGCCGCCAACAGCGGCGTTCCCAACGCGATCCCCCACCCGAAGGCGGTCACGCCGGCGGCCGCTGCCTGTTGCCCGGTACCCATCGCGCGGGCCAGGTCGTCGAGGACCAAGGCCGGTGCGGAGATCCCGTACGACAGCGGGCCGGCCAGCAGGGCGAGCCAGGGCGTGGCGACCCGCCGGGGTCCGGGCTGTCCGCCGTGGCGAGCGGCCGCGCTGCGCTGTAGCTGATCCATCGCGTTCCTCCGGTGTCGGTCGGTGGGATCGAGCCTGCCCAGCGTCCTTACCGTCTACTGACGGCCGTCTGACGTACGCGTCGCAGCCCGACCGGTAGTCACCGCTCCCGTCTGGGCGGGGATGCGGTCGAGGCGGGTGGTCAGATCGTCCGCCGGAAGTCGGCGCTGGTCAGGCTCGCCCGTTTCCGGCCCCTTTGCTCATGACCGTGACGTCGGCGTGGGTCCTGATGAGCGAAGCTGCCCCGACGGCGCAGCCCGCTGCCCGGGACAGCTGGCTGGCTAGGGTGACGGTGTGCGTTTCGGAGTGCTGGGGGAGATCGCGGTATGGACGTCGGGCGGCGAACCGGTCACCGTGCCCGGGCTGAAGGTTCGTGCCCTGCTGGCTGACCTGCTGGTTCACGAGGGACGCCCGGTGAGCGCCGATCGCCTGATCGAGGATCTCTGGGGTGACCAGCCGCCGGGCAACGCGCTCGGGGCCCTGCAGACCAAGGTGTCGCAGTTGCGCCGCGCGCTGGAGGCGGGCGAGGCCGGTGGCCGTGCGCTGGTCGAGTCCGGTGATGCCGGCTACCGACTGCGGACGTCGGCGGAAGCGATCGACGCCGTACGCTTCACCGCACTGTTGGCACGCTCGCGCGCGCAGCCGGAGCCGACACGGCGGGCGGCAACGCTGACCGAGGCGCTGGCACTCTGGCGCGGTTCCCCGTACGCCGACTTCAGCGACGAGCGATTCGCCCGCCAGGCCGCCGAGCGGCTCAACGACCAGTATCTGGCCGCGCTGGAGGAGCAGGTCGAGGCGCGGCTCGATCTCGGTGAGCACCATCTCCTCGCCGGTGAGCTGGCCGACCTGGTCGCACGCCACCCGTGGCGCGAGCGACTACGGGCCGCGCACCTGCGTGCCCTGTACGCCTCCGGACGCCAACGTGATGCCCTGGCCGCCTACGAGCAGTTCCGTCGGCAACTGCGCGACGAACTCGGCATCGACCCCGGGCAGGAACTGGCCGAGCTGCATCGGGCGATTCTGCGTCAGGATCCCGCGCTGCAGCCGCCGGCACCGCCGTCCACTCCCGCCCGAACCAACCTGCCGGCACCTCTGCTGCCAGGCCCGTACGGCGGACTGATCGGACGCGACGA
This genomic interval from Micromonospora coxensis contains the following:
- a CDS encoding MFS transporter, coding for MDQLQRSAAARHGGQPGPRRVATPWLALLAGPLSYGISAPALVLDDLARAMGTGQQAAAAGVTAFGWGIALGTPLLAALLARRGVRAVLTVATALVVAGTVLLVLSTRVPALVAGAAVQALGSAGLTVTAMKLADSARRMGAVAASLAVVGATGPLTGALVADLLSWQAALALPLLAVVGVPAARRGAPPPETVPAPFDPLGMALVALLVTAAVLTPHRPLVAGPATVALLLLLVVRTKVRPDGFLPAALARSGRFLAVCALAFALGVVNFALLYAAPDLLREHAGWDGTRSGVVLLAPYLLGGFGSGFLVAASVRVPHRAVAAALLVAGTTAPLLAAATTAVPLLLAAMTLASLAAATGQGVLALRATDGVPASHQAEALGLFNLAYLLSVAFGPAIAVTLSQ